Below is a window of Myxococcaceae bacterium JPH2 DNA.
CCTCACGGCCAGTCCAAGTCGATAAGCTCCGCGGATGACGAACCGTGTCCCTTCGCACCGAGGACTCCTGGCGCGTGCCCTCACGCCCGAGGGCTTCGCGCCGTTTGGTGACGTCGTGTCGGCGGGGCTCTCCGAGGGCGCGATGGCGAACCAAGGAACCGCGGTGCGCTACGACTGGACCGCGAGACTCGAAAGCACGCGCGGCGGAGCGAAGCCCAACCTCGCGGTCTTCCGCGCGCTACCGCAACCCCTGCCCTTCACGGTCGGACTGCTGGAGCATCACCCACGGTCGAGCCAGACCTTCCTCCCCATGCGCTGCACGCGATACCTCGTGTGCGTCTCGCCGACGATGGCCTCGGGTGGGCCCGACCCGGAGCAACTCATGGCCTTCGTGGCGGGACCGGGCCAAGGCGTGAACTACCACCGCGGCGTCTGGCATCACCCCATCGTGGCGCTCGACACGCCCGCCGAGTTCGCCATGCTCGCCTGGGAGGACGGCGGCCCCGAGGACTGCGTCGTTCATCCACTCGCGGTCCCGCGCCTCGTCCACCTGGACTGACACGGCCGAGCCGATACACCGGGATGCACGGCGGACTGGAGCCCACCGACGCCAAGAGACATGCTGCGGGTCTCCCGCCGCGCCCCCTGAGCGGAGGAGACGAAAGACCGCGTGCGCGCCTCCACTGAACGACAGACCGGCTATCGCTGGACCTATCTCTGGCTGGGGGCCGTCGTTGCCCTCGTGGGCTTCGTCCTGCTCGGGGTGGCGCTCGCATCTGCCCAGTCGTGGGGAGAGGCCAGTCCCGCGCTGGGGCTCTCCCTCGTGGGCTGGGGCAGCCTCGTCCAGGTCCTGAGCGCGGCCCTGCTGACGTCCCAGCAGGAGGTCACCCCCGCTTCCACCTCGGGGGTGCTGCTGGCGGGGACTGCGGTCTGGCTCGCCGGTTGGGGAATCATCGCGGCCGGCATCCGCCGTCTGCCGGAGTCTCCAGGCGGCCCGAGTCCGGCCGCGGGCGCCACGCTGTATCCGCGACTGGCGCGCTACCGGGACTTCTATTGGCGAACCCTGGCGGCGTACGGCGGCGGCTTCCTGCTGGCGGAGGTCGTCCTCATTCTCTTGCAGAAGGGGCTGTCCGGCGGGGTCCTGTCTTTGACGCCCACCGGAGCCTTCGTCATCGCACTGCTCGTCAGCGGGATGGTGACCTTCCTCGCGGGCTTCCTCGGCGCCTCGCGGGCGCAACGCCTGTCATGGCCCGAGGCCACCCTCGGCGCGCTGTATCTGGGCCTGCCCATCCCCATCGTCCTCTCGATGCTGGGATACAGCTCGGAGCTCCAGCTCACGCTGGGCAGTCACCTGCGCGAGCTGACGCAGGTCGCGGAGGCGCTCAGTCGCCCGGAGCTGGGATACGGACTGGTCTTCACGTTCCTGGTCCTGGCGCTGGTGCTGGGCATCAGCACGGGCTTCATCGCCACCGGCAGTGGGCGCATCGACCTGAGGATGGGCTTCGAGCTGTTCGTCGCGCGCCGACA
It encodes the following:
- a CDS encoding ureidoglycolate lyase, with translation MTNRVPSHRGLLARALTPEGFAPFGDVVSAGLSEGAMANQGTAVRYDWTARLESTRGGAKPNLAVFRALPQPLPFTVGLLEHHPRSSQTFLPMRCTRYLVCVSPTMASGGPDPEQLMAFVAGPGQGVNYHRGVWHHPIVALDTPAEFAMLAWEDGGPEDCVVHPLAVPRLVHLD